Proteins encoded in a region of the Delphinus delphis chromosome 13, mDelDel1.2, whole genome shotgun sequence genome:
- the ABHD3 gene encoding phospholipase ABHD3 isoform X2 — translation MQRLAMDLRMLSRELSLYLEHQVRIGFFGSGVGLSLILGFSFAYACYYMSSIAKKPQLVTGGESFSRFLQDHCPVVTETYYPTVWCWESRGQTLLRPFITSKPPVKYRNELIKTADGGQISLDWFDDDNSKCYMDASTRPTILLLPGLTGTSKESYILHMIHLSEELGYRCVVFNNRGVAGENLLTPRTYCCANTEDLETVIQHVHSLYPSAPFLAAGVSMGGHRHMFVKQIDMDHVMKAKSIREFDKRFTSVMFGYRTIDDYYTDASPNRRLKSVGIPVLCLNSVDDVFSPSHAIPIETAKQNPNVALVLTSYGGHIGFLEGIWPRQSTYMDRVFKQFVQAMVEHGHELSGM, via the exons ATGCAGCGCTTAGCCATGGACCTGCGGATGCTCTCCCGGGAGCTCTCGCTCTACCTGGAGCATCAAGTCCGGATCGGTTTCTTCGGTTCGGGAGTGGGCTTATCCCTGATCCTGGGCTTCAGCTTCGCTTACGCCTGCTACTACATGAGCAGCATTGCCAAG AAGCCCCAGTTAGTGACAGGGGGTGAAAGTTTCAGCCGCTTCCTTCAGGACCACTGTCCTGTGGTGACAGAAACGTACTACCCGACGGTCTGGTGCTGGGAGAGTCGAGGACAGACACTGCTGAGACCTTTCATCACTTCCAAGCCTCCGGTGAAGTATAGGAA TGAACTTATTAAAACTGCAGATGGAGGGCAGATTTCACTGGACTGGTTTGATGATGATAACAGTAAGTGTTACATGGATGCCAGCACCAGACCTACTATCTTATTGTTGCCTGGCCTCACTGGAACAAGCAAGGAATCGTACATCCTTCATATGATTCACCTTAGTGAAGAATTGGGATACAG ATGTGTGGTTTTTAACAACAGAGGAGTGGCAGGGGAGAATCTCTTG ACGCCAAGGACTTACTGTTGTGCGAACACTGAAGACTTGGAGACGGTCATTCAGCATGTTCACAGTCTGTACCCTTCTGCTCCATTCCTGGCAGCAGGAGTTTCAATGGGAGG gcACCGGCATATGTTTGTAAAACAAATTGACATGGATCATGTCATGAAG gctAAATCCATAAGAGAATTTGATAAGCGATTCACTTCAGTCATGTTTGGCTACCGAACAATTGACGATTATTATACTGATGCCAGTCCAAATCGTAGACTGAAATCAGTAGGGATTCCAGTGTTGTGTCTGAATTCTGTGGATGATGTTTTTTCACCCAGTCATG CTATTCCAATAGAAACTGCTAAGCAAAACCCTAATGTTGCTTTGGTCCTTACTTCTTATGGAGGCCATATTGGTTTTCTGGAGGGAATCTGGCCAAGACAGTCCACTTACATGGATCGAGTCTTCAAGCAGTTTGTGCAGGCCATGGTTGAACACGGACATGAACTCTCTGGCATGTAG
- the ABHD3 gene encoding phospholipase ABHD3 isoform X1 produces MQRLAMDLRMLSRELSLYLEHQVRIGFFGSGVGLSLILGFSFAYACYYMSSIAKKPQLVTGGESFSRFLQDHCPVVTETYYPTVWCWESRGQTLLRPFITSKPPVKYRNELIKTADGGQISLDWFDDDNSKCYMDASTRPTILLLPGLTGTSKESYILHMIHLSEELGYRCVVFNNRGVAGENLLTPRTYCCANTEDLETVIQHVHSLYPSAPFLAAGVSMGGMLLLNYLGKMGPKTPLKAAATFSVGWNTFACSESLEKPLNWLLFNYYLTTCLQSSINKHRHMFVKQIDMDHVMKAKSIREFDKRFTSVMFGYRTIDDYYTDASPNRRLKSVGIPVLCLNSVDDVFSPSHAIPIETAKQNPNVALVLTSYGGHIGFLEGIWPRQSTYMDRVFKQFVQAMVEHGHELSGM; encoded by the exons ATGCAGCGCTTAGCCATGGACCTGCGGATGCTCTCCCGGGAGCTCTCGCTCTACCTGGAGCATCAAGTCCGGATCGGTTTCTTCGGTTCGGGAGTGGGCTTATCCCTGATCCTGGGCTTCAGCTTCGCTTACGCCTGCTACTACATGAGCAGCATTGCCAAG AAGCCCCAGTTAGTGACAGGGGGTGAAAGTTTCAGCCGCTTCCTTCAGGACCACTGTCCTGTGGTGACAGAAACGTACTACCCGACGGTCTGGTGCTGGGAGAGTCGAGGACAGACACTGCTGAGACCTTTCATCACTTCCAAGCCTCCGGTGAAGTATAGGAA TGAACTTATTAAAACTGCAGATGGAGGGCAGATTTCACTGGACTGGTTTGATGATGATAACAGTAAGTGTTACATGGATGCCAGCACCAGACCTACTATCTTATTGTTGCCTGGCCTCACTGGAACAAGCAAGGAATCGTACATCCTTCATATGATTCACCTTAGTGAAGAATTGGGATACAG ATGTGTGGTTTTTAACAACAGAGGAGTGGCAGGGGAGAATCTCTTG ACGCCAAGGACTTACTGTTGTGCGAACACTGAAGACTTGGAGACGGTCATTCAGCATGTTCACAGTCTGTACCCTTCTGCTCCATTCCTGGCAGCAGGAGTTTCAATGGGAGG AATGCTGCTTTTAAATTACCTTGGCAAAATGGGGCCAAAAACTCCTTTGAAGGCAGCTGCAACTTTTTCAGTTGGTTGGAATACTTTTGCTTGCTCGGAGTCGTTGGAGAAACCACTGAACTGGCTGCTTTTTAATTACTACTTGACAACTTGCCTCCAGTCTTCCATTAATAA gcACCGGCATATGTTTGTAAAACAAATTGACATGGATCATGTCATGAAG gctAAATCCATAAGAGAATTTGATAAGCGATTCACTTCAGTCATGTTTGGCTACCGAACAATTGACGATTATTATACTGATGCCAGTCCAAATCGTAGACTGAAATCAGTAGGGATTCCAGTGTTGTGTCTGAATTCTGTGGATGATGTTTTTTCACCCAGTCATG CTATTCCAATAGAAACTGCTAAGCAAAACCCTAATGTTGCTTTGGTCCTTACTTCTTATGGAGGCCATATTGGTTTTCTGGAGGGAATCTGGCCAAGACAGTCCACTTACATGGATCGAGTCTTCAAGCAGTTTGTGCAGGCCATGGTTGAACACGGACATGAACTCTCTGGCATGTAG